A stretch of DNA from Candida dubliniensis CD36 chromosome 6, complete sequence:
TGTTTTGACGCCATATGCTATGGCTTCGGGTACCGTTACTTTACCCATCTCATTCAACGTAGGTGGATCAGGCTCATCGGTTGATTTGGAAGATTCTAAATGTTTTACTGCTGGTACCAACACAGTTACATTCAATGATGGTGATACAAAGATTTCTACTActgttgattttgatgcATCTCCAGTAGCTTCCAGTGGCTACATTACAAGCTCACGGATTATTCCAAGTCTTAATAAAGTTTCAAGTCTTTATGTGGTGCCAGAATGTGAAAGCGGTTATGCATTTGGTGTAATGGGGTTTGTAGCTAGCAACGGTGCTACTATTGATTGCTCAAATGTTCATATTGGTATATCAAAAGGTTTGAATGATTGGAATTTTCCAGTGTCATCAGAATCGTTTTCTTACACCAAAACCTGTACGTCAGCCAGTATTACAGTTGAATTCCAGAATGTTCCAGCTGGATATCGTCCGTTTGTTGATACGTATATTTCTGCAGAAAATGTGGGTAGATACACCTTGACGTATGCTAATGACTATACCTGTAACAATGGCTACTCTGTAGTTGATCCATTTACCTTAACATGGTGGGGATATAAGAATAGTGAGGCAGATTCTGATGGTGCTATAATCGTAGTTACAACCAAAACTGTTACAGACAGTACTACAGTTGTGACTACTTTACCTTTCAATCCAAGTGTCGATAAAACCGAAACAATTGAAGTTTTGCAACCCATTCCCACAACTACAATTACAACTTCATACATTGGTGTTTCAACTTCGTATCAAACAGAAACAGTAGCTATCGGTGGTACTGCAAcagttattgttgatattcCCTATCATATCACTACTACAGTCACTAGCTTTTGGACAGGGTCAGTTACGACAACTACTACTCATACTAATCCTACTGATTCTATAGATACCGTTATTGTACAAGTTCCACTGCCTACAACTATAACTAAAACTGAATTTTGGTCAGAATCGTATGCAACTACAACCACTATTACTAATCCACCAGATGGTACCAACACTGTCATTATCAAAGAACCACCCAATCCTACTGTGACTACAACCGAGTTTTGGTCAGAGTCGtatgctactactaccacgATCACGAATCCACCAGATGGCACTAATAGTGTGATTATCAGAGAACCACCCAATCCTACTGTGACTACAACCGAGTTTTGGTCAGAGTCGtatgctactactaccacgATCACGAATCCACCAGATGGCACTAATAGTGTGATTATCAGAGAACCACTCAATCCTACTGTGACTACAACCGAGTTTTGGTCAGAGTCGtatgctactactaccacgATCACGAATCCACCAGATGGTACCAACTCTGTCATTGTTAAGGAGCCACCCAATCCTACTGTGACTACAACCGAGTTTTGGTCAGAGTCGtatgctactactaccacgATCACGAATCCACCAGATGGCACTAATAGTGTGATTATCAGAGAACCACTCAATCCTACTGTGACTACAACCGAGTTTTGGTCAGAGTCGtatgctactactaccacgATCACGAATCCACCAGATGGCACTAATAGTGTGATTATCAGAGAACCACTCAATCCTACTGTGACTACAACCGAGTTTTGGTCAGAGTCGtatgctactactaccacgATCACGAATCCACCAGATGGCACTAATAGTGTGATTATCAGAGAACCACTCAATCCTACTGTGACTACAACCGAATTTTGGTCAGAGTCGtatgctactactaccacgATCACGAATCCACCAGATGGTACCAACTCTGTCATTGTTAAGGAGCCACCCAATCCTACTGTGACTACAACCGAGTTTTGGTCAGAGTCGtatgctactactaccacgATCACGAATCCACCAGATGGTACCAACTCTGTCATTGTTAAGGAGCCACCCAATCCTACTGTGACTACAACCGAGTTTTGGTCAGAGTCGTATGCTACTACAACCACTATTACTAATCCACCAGATGGCACTAATAGTGTGATTATCAGAGAACCACCCAATCCTACTGTGACTACAACCGAATTTTGGTCAGAGTCGtatgctactactaccacgATCACGAATCCACCAGATGGCACTAATAGTGTGATTATCAGAGAACCACCCAATCCTACTGTGACTACAACCGAATTTTGGTCAGAATCGTATGCAACTACAACCACTATTACTAATCCACCAGATGGCACTAATAGTGTGATTATCAGAGAACCACTCAATCCTACTGTGACTACAACCGAGTTTTGGTCAGAGTCGtatgctactactaccacgATCACGAATCCACCAGATGGCACTAATAGTGTGATTATCAGAGAACCACCCAATCCTACTGTGACTACAACCGAGTTTTGGTCAGAGTCGtatgctactactaccacgATCACGAATCCACCAGATGGTACCAACTCTGTCATTGTTAAGGAGCCACCCAATCCTACTGTGACTACAACCGAGTTTTGGTCAGAGTCGtatgctactactaccacgATCACGAATCCACCACATGGTACTGATACTATAATTTTTCGTAAAAAGGTTTTCAGTTCTGATTCATCAACAGATAAAGTGAATAGCGTGACAATCCTCTCATCAACTCCCGATGAGAAGCTGGTATCTAATATATCTACTTTTTCAAGTGATCCTGATTCTACATTTTTTGTGTCAACGTCCATTCCAGTTTCTGTTTCAAATGAAAGTAACACTCAGTATTCTTTCAGCACAGTTGACAAAACATCTTTAGATTCTGACGTGCCTTCCTTCACTGGGATGGGATTTTTGTCTAGTTACACAACAGCAAGCATTACACCAAGTATATCAAGTTTTGAATCAAAGgtattttcttcatcagaaGCACAACCTAATTTAGACTCTTATTCAAGTGATACTTTTGTTACTTCGATTTCGGTTATAACGGAAGCATCTTACGACAAAAGTTCCACTAGTGTATCATCGACATTCTCAACCTTGCATTTTTCTTCATACTCCTGGTCATCAAGTTCCATTTCACCCTTTACTCGTCCACATTATGTCAACTTCACGACCTCCATTTTACCAAGATTTGAATCATCTTCTGCTTACTCATCAACTGCTAGTGCTGTCACTTCCATTGATACTAATATTGATACATCACTGTCTACGACTTTGGTGGCACAATCAAGTTCTGACTCAGAAGCACAATGTAATGATATCGGTGGTTGTACTAGTGTTACACAGTCTTCTGATATAATGGTAACACCAAGCAAGAGTGGTAGAATGGTCATATCAAACTCTGCCCATTTAACGATCACGCACCTATACTCGGAATCGGAATCAGAATTGACATCTGGTGCTATTCAAACTGAATCAACTGATTGGTCTTTAATATCAGGAAAGTCAAATAAACCAGAATTCACTAGTACAATTTCAGAGGAAAGCTCATATTCGTTATCTGACCCGACAACTTCATCAACTGGATACCCAATTCTGTTTAAAAGTGAAAAGGAAAGCCATACCAGTTCCTATGCTTCAAGAATATCTTCTTACGAAACAAGTGTTGAAGTAAGCATCAGCTCTAGCGTTTCGTCGGAAAAGGAAATTGGCTCTACCGATAAATCTGTTATTTCGTCAGTTACTGTTTTTCCAAGCTCTGGAACAActtttaaatcaacaactgGTACGACATCAATTTCTGAATCCACAACTACTGGGACACCGTCTTTTGTGTCTTTAACTACTCGATTAAACATAACCAAAACAACCAGTGCTGAGACATCAGCTTTTGATGAACTGAGCTTTAAAAGCTCAGTCGTTAAAGTGTCATCTTCAGAATTAATAAGTAAAGAAGCAACTACAGAAGCATCATCATTTGTGTCAGCGACCACTGATTTAGATACAACTGGTATAACCATTGAAACTTCTGTTTCTGGTGAACTGAGCTCTGAATCGTTGTCAGAACTGATAACCAAAGCAGCAGTCCCTAGAATAAGGTCTTCTGGTTTCGCAACTAGCAGCTCCACAACTATTGAATCCACAATTTCtgaatcatcaataattgctgtttcatcatcatttttgtCAACAACTACCACATTAAATACAGCtggaacaacaacaatcgAAACACCAGTCATTAAGAAGCTGGGCTCTGGATTATCAACCCTTAAAGTCACGTCATCAGAATCGGTAAGCAAAAGAGAAACTACTGAAACAATTTTAACTAGATCTACAGCTACTGAATTGACTTTCACTGGATCACCTTCTTTTATATTGACAACTACCGACTTGGACATAactaaaacaacaattactGAAGCTTCAGCTACTAGGGAATTAACCTCTAGATCATTAGTCGTCAGTACCTCGTCACTAAGTAAAGGAGAACCTACTGGAACCATAACTTCTGGATTGTCAGCTTCCCAATCATTAACAACTACAAAAGCATCCAATGGCACGACTACTGAAATATCTTCTACAGAGTCATTAACCACAGACATTCAAAGTTTTACATCAATAACAGCtgaacaagaaaattcTGAAACACAACGCTTTGAGtcaaaaacaaatggaGAGCCATATTCAGAAACACAGAGTACTGAATCGTCTACAGCTAACTCACAAGCTTCTAGAACTGGGTATTCCAAGTTTCTGATCCTGGAATCGGTAATATCAAAAGATGAACGTACCTTAATGTCGACCATCGAGCATTCAATTACTACCCAAACATCCACTCAATATCAAGATTGTTCGTCAACTCCAGAAGTGCCAATTTCTGAAGAATCCGGCAGCAAACTATCAATCACTGACAGCAAGACTGATCAATCAGCAACTCGACTTAGCACTCAGTTTGATGGTATTGAAACGCTGACATTTTCAAACACATCAGTGGCCTTAAAGTATTCAAAAACACATTCAGACTTGGTTAATTCTAATGAAGTCATTGGTTCTTCAACAAAAGCAGGTTTTAATGTGATGACaaaaacttcaatttccCACACAACATATTCTGCATTGAATCCAtctgtttcttttgatACGACTGTTTTATCTTCGACCACATTAGATGATTCTACTACCACTTTTAGTTCCATAGCTGTCAATACTCAAGGCACATTAAACTCCTCAATTATCGACAAACACTTACACGGATTTGCAACTATTAGCATTGGATCAAATGGTGGACATTCCCATTCTAGCACGACTTCAACATCTGCTATTACAGATAACAACAGCTTCACATTTAATACTCAACAGACTACATTGAGTCAGCTGGTGGCTTCATCTTTACCCAACACAGTTATTGCCACTACATATGATGGCTCTGGTTCTACTATCCAACATTCTGCTTGGTTCTATAGATTGATTACAATCttattcttgtttatttaGTGACTATACTGTCATAAGATTCTTTGAATATcggtttattttttttttcttcgtgatattgttatttttcgTATTTTCGGTTTATTGTTtgctattattattgttattattattgtttttataGAACATAGAGATTGCATAGTATAGACTTGTTTAGTAGAAGTGCGTTCGTTGTAAAGATAGTGAGTTCATTAGTTATACTTCATTTTTGTCTCGTTAATCAAACTACTCATTTTAGTAAACAATCAATAGTGTGTGTTGGTTACCCGAAAACTTCAATTATTTGGGTGTCAACAAAGAAAGCAAAAGATTAAATAAGTAGGCAAATACCACCACTAATaaaattgtaaaaaaaaaaaaaaaatacctAATAGAATCTATACGTAAAGTTGTTTCAAACGggttatttaaaaattctgtaaccaatattcaaataatacaGAACAATAGTATGACTCAAACACGAAATAAGTAAAATTGCTTTCCCCTTATCTTTCTGTTGTTATCTCTTATCTATTTGATAAAGTGAAGTAAACTTTTAGATGTTTTTTAAAAAGTtgatagaaaaaaaaaaaaaaaaaaaaaaaaaaagacacagatttcaaaaatgtCGCATGAGTCGCGTTACTTGAAagacattttttttttcaagattttttattctctagttttttttaaaagttACTCATCATATTTAATACCACCCATTCCTTTTTTAAATACTTTAGGTATATGATAAAGACATTGTTCCGAAGAATGTCAAGTAATACCACTATACCAACTCCTAACGGGTCCAATCATTGGACAGCTTCTAAAGTTAGATCTACATTTTTAGATTATTTcaaacaacagcaacacACTTATGTCCCATCTTCATCAGTTGTTCCTCACAATGACCCaactttattatttgcCAATGCTGGTATGAACCAATataaaccaatttttttgggtaCAGTTGATCCAGCTAGTGATTTTGCCAGTTTGAAAAGAGCTGCTAATTCTCAAAAATGTATTAGAGCTGGTGGTAAACATAATGATTTAGAAGATGTTGGTAGAGATTCTTACCATCATACTTTTTTCGAAATGC
This window harbors:
- the ALS9 gene encoding agglutinin-like protein, putative (shares high fasta homology and synteny with C. abicans ALS9); translation: MLQQFVLLFIYSTIATAKTITGVFNSFDSLTWTNSGNYGFKGPETPTWNAVLGWSLNSTIADPGDTFTLIMPCVFKFITTQTSVDLTVDGVNYATCSFYSGEEFTTFSSLTCTVNNVLTPYAMASGTVTLPISFNVGGSGSSVDLEDSKCFTAGTNTVTFNDGDTKISTTVDFDASPVASSGYITSSRIIPSLNKVSSLYVVPECESGYAFGVMGFVASNGATIDCSNVHIGISKGLNDWNFPVSSESFSYTKTCTSASITVEFQNVPAGYRPFVDTYISAENVGRYTLTYANDYTCNNGYSVVDPFTLTWWGYKNSEADSDGAIIVVTTKTVTDSTTVVTTLPFNPSVDKTETIEVLQPIPTTTITTSYIGVSTSYQTETVAIGGTATVIVDIPYHITTTVTSFWTGSVTTTTTHTNPTDSIDTVIVQVPSPTTITKTEFWSESYATTTTITNPPDGTNTVIIKEPPNPTVTTTEFWSESYATTTTITNPPDGTNSVIIREPPNPTVTTTEFWSESYATTTTITNPPDGTNSVIIREPLNPTVTTTEFWSESYATTTTITNPPDGTNSVIVKEPPNPTVTTTEFWSESYATTTTITNPPDGTNSVIIREPLNPTVTTTEFWSESYATTTTITNPPDGTNSVIIREPLNPTVTTTEFWSESYATTTTITNPPDGTNSVIIREPLNPTVTTTEFWSESYATTTTITNPPDGTNSVIVKEPPNPTVTTTEFWSESYATTTTITNPPDGTNSVIVKEPPNPTVTTTEFWSESYATTTTITNPPDGTNSVIIREPPNPTVTTTEFWSESYATTTTITNPPDGTNSVIIREPPNPTVTTTEFWSESYATTTTITNPPDGTNSVIIREPLNPTVTTTEFWSESYATTTTITNPPDGTNSVIIREPPNPTVTTTEFWSESYATTTTITNPPDGTNSVIVKEPPNPTVTTTEFWSESYATTTTITNPPHGTDTIIFRKKVFSSDSSTDKVNSVTILSSTPDEKSVSNISTFSSDPDSTFFVSTSIPVSVSNESNTQYSFSTVDKTSLDSDVPSFTGMGFLSSYTTASITPSISSFESKVFSSSEAQPNLDSYSSDTFVTSISVITEASYDKSSTSVSSTFSTLHFSSYSWSSSSISPFTRPHYVNFTTSILPRFESSSAYSSTASAVTSIDTNIDTSSSTTLVAQSSSDSEAQCNDIGGCTSVTQSSDIMVTPSKSGRMVISNSAHLTITHLYSESESELTSGAIQTESTDWSLISGKSNKPEFTSTISEESSYSLSDPTTSSTGYPISFKSEKESHTSSYASRISSYETSVEVSISSSVSSEKEIGSTDKSVISSVTVFPSSGTTFKSTTGTTSISESTTTGTPSFVSLTTRLNITKTTSAETSAFDESSFKSSVVKVSSSELISKEATTEASSFVSATTDLDTTGITIETSVSGESSSESLSESITKAAVPRIRSSGFATSSSTTIESTISESSIIAVSSSFLSTTTTLNTAGTTTIETPVIKKSGSGLSTLKVTSSESVSKRETTETILTRSTATELTFTGSPSFILTTTDLDITKTTITEASATRELTSRSLVVSTSSLSKGEPTGTITSGLSASQSLTTTKASNGTTTEISSTESLTTDIQSFTSITAEQENSETQRFESKTNGEPYSETQSTESSTANSQASRTGYSKFSISESVISKDERTLMSTIEHSITTQTSTQYQDCSSTPEVPISEESGSKLSITDSKTDQSATRLSTQFDGIETSTFSNTSVALKYSKTHSDLVNSNEVIGSSTKAGFNVMTKTSISHTTYSALNPSVSFDTTVLSSTTLDDSTTTFSSIAVNTQGTLNSSIIDKHLHGFATISIGSNGGHSHSSTTSTSAITDNNSFTFNTQQTTLSQSVASSLPNTVIATTYDGSGSTIQHSAWFYRLITILFLFI